One genomic segment of Helianthus annuus cultivar XRQ/B chromosome 14, HanXRQr2.0-SUNRISE, whole genome shotgun sequence includes these proteins:
- the LOC110939848 gene encoding cysteine-rich receptor-like protein kinase 2 — translation MCNLNNKHKMKQVNDSTLWSWCLTGLLVMMTAARPVRSQPSDRNSTLFAVYCSQYKGMNEEYLSRNINTTLSSLHRKLTVNRYATARSLLNGDSVWGLASCRGYVSNADCLACFDYAAVQLRTCGFANGGYIFYDDCDIRYENYNFYTEVKVRTGELRCNNVSSSTQQAEFRKTANGLLSDLRIAVPKTSNFYAASMRRIAGGNATVYAIGQCNLNISQSGCVECMESRYTALGGCLPSSSGRSMDRGCFMKYSTTPFFRQDQITNITPLLRDDNSSKEAIIGGVVGGVCFLLVVLGFFLWRVRSKHSTTGQLDKSTGSTVLLQGPVRYGYDDLRRATNDFSDQNKLGGGVFGEVYKGTLKNGDKVAIKKTVMTSTRAKIHMDEELKIICNVHHRHILRLVGYCSKGPYLFLIHEYMDNGSLDQFLYGDKSGNLSWRQRIEIIFGTAKGLAYLHEQYHVTIIHRDIKPSNILLDNELQPKIADFGLIRLLPDEKTHLSTKMPGSFENGYVAPEYAIHGQLSAKVDTYSFGIVVLEIISGKRCHNVKDEESVNQSLLEYAWNLYDSGTHLSLVDSTLDPSEYGEEEAKKMIEIALMCTQSPVSARPAMSEVVTLISDRSLDQIPPVRSTFQEDDVKIQVGKTLTSLSSNDTASTVEFSAH, via the exons ATGTGCAATCTGAACAACAAACACAAGATGAAGCAGGTGAATGATTCTACGTTGTGGTCATGGTGTCTAACTGGCCTGTTGGTGATGATGACCGCAGCCAGACCAGTAAGATCACAGCCCAGTGATAGAAATAGCACACTGTTTGCGGTTTACTGTAGTCAATACAAAGGAATGAACGAAGAATATTTGTCAAGAAACATTAACACCACACTTTCTAGCCTCCACCGCAAGCTAACCGTCAACCGTTATGCAACTGCACGCTCGTTGCTTAACGGGGACTCCGTTTGGGGTCTTGCTTCGTGCAGGGGCTATGTCTCCAATGCTGATTGTCTGGCTTGTTTCGACTATGCTGCTGTTCAGCTAAGAACCTGTGGGTTTGCCAATGGTGGCTATATATTTTATGATGACTGTGATATCAG GTATGAGAACTATAACTTCTATACTGAGGTTAAAGTTCGGACTGGCGAGCTTAGATGTAACAACGTATCATCATCGACCCAGCAAGCAGAGTTCAGAAAAACAGCGAATGGGTTGTTATCTGACCTTAGAATCGCGGTCCCAAAAACATCCAACTTCTATGCAGCCTCTATGAGGAGAATAGCTGGTGGTAATGCTACTGTGTATGCCATTGGGCAATGCAATCTAAACATAAGTCAAAGTGGTTGTGTCGAATGCATGGAATCCAGATATACTGCTCTAGGTGGTTGTCTTCCTAGTTCTTCGGGGCGGTCAATGGACAGAGGATGTTTTATGAAGTATTCTACGACTCCATTTTTCAGACAAGACCAGATAACTAATATCACACCTCTTCTTCGTGACG ACAATTCAAGCAAGGAAGCCATAATTGGCGGAGTTGTTGGAGGGGTATGCTTTCTCTTGGTGGTTCTAGGATTTTTCTTATGGAGAGTCCGATCAAAACACTCAACTACTGGACAACTAG ATAAGTCAACTGGATCAACCGTGTTGCTGCAAGGTCCAGTAAGATATGGCTATGATGATTTAAGAAGAGCTACAAATGATTTTAGTGATCAGAACAAACTTGGAGGAGGGGTGTTTGGTGAAGTATATAAG GGCACTCTCAAGAATGGGGATAAAGTTGCAATTAAGAAGACAGTTATGACCTCTACTAGAGCAAAGATACACATGGATGAAGAACTGAAGATCATATGTAATGTCCATCACCGTCATATTCTACGCCTTGTTGGCTATTGTAGCAAAGGCCCCTACTTATTTCTTATCCATGAGTACATGGACAATGGTAGCCTTGACCAATTCCTTTATG GTGACAAATCTGGGAATCTAAGTTGGCGACAGAGGATTGAAATAATCTTTGGGACGGCAAAGGGTCTTGCATATCTACATGAACAGTACCATGTTACCATTATTCATAGGGATATAAAACCAAGCAACATTCTACTTGACAACGAACTTCAGCCCAAAATAGCCGATTTTGGGCTGATAAGACTACTGCCAGATGAGAAGACTCACCTCAGCACAAAAATGCCAGGATCATT TGAAAATGGTTATGTAGCACCAGAATATGCCATTCATGGGCAATTATCTGCGAAAGTAGATACATACAGCTTTGGTATAGTGGTACTAGAAATCATTAGTGGGAAGAGGTGTCACAATGTCAAAGATGAGGAATCAGTTAACCAAAGCCTTCTTGAATAT GCATGGAATCTATACGATAGCGGCACACATTTGAGTTTAGTGGACAGCACACTAGACCCTAGTGAATATGGAGAAGAAGAAGCAAAGAAGATGATAGAGATAGCGTTAATGTGTACTCAGTCACCGGTTTCTGCAAGGCCTGCAATGTCTGAAGTAGTTACGCTTATAAGTGACAGATCACTAGACCAAATACCACCAGTAAGGTCTACCTTTCAAGAAGACGACGTGAAGATTCAAGTTGGTAAAACATTGACATCATTGTCCTCCAATGATACTGCCTCCACCGTTGAATTTTCTGCccattaa